In Nocardia terpenica, the genomic window CAGTACCCAATGATCCCGGCATGCTTTTGGCCGGGATCCACCCACCGAGATTCCGGCCAAAAGCACGCCGGAATCGACAACTATGTCTGCGCCGCAATGGGGGACGAGCGCGCCCGCGCCGCGCTGTCCGACGGGTGGGCCTGCGCCGCTGCCGGAGGAATGGCCGCGCACGAGATGTACGCGGCCGTCCTCACAGCGCCAGCAGGTATGACCGCGCGGAGTACGCGCAGCCGTACTTCACAGCGCCAGCAGGGCCCGATGGCCGAGCCGTGGGCTGGCCAAGGGGCGCAAGGCTATTCGCATCAGTGCGAGGGCGTTGTCGTCTCCCGCAATGCGATTCACCTTCAGTATTCCGCAGGCGAGGCACTGGTGGACCAGGGACCATTCGCCATTGTCGCGGGTGGTGAGGCTGACGGCGGTCATGCGGCCGCCGCAGGGGTCGGCGCGGTCGCCGGGGGTGCGGCGGTCGATGTGCTTGCTGGTCAGGCAGGTTGGGCAGTGGTTGCGGTGGGCGGTGCCGGGGGCGTGCGTGGGCACGTCCCGGCGGCAGCCGACGCAGCGGAACGCGTCGCCGGACTCGCCGCCGGGGCCGTGCAGCACCTGTTTCGGTCGTTGCGGCCGGCGGGCCGACGGTTTTCTCCGTGGCATGCCGGACCTC contains:
- a CDS encoding RNHCP domain-containing protein codes for the protein MPRRKPSARRPQRPKQVLHGPGGESGDAFRCVGCRRDVPTHAPGTAHRNHCPTCLTSKHIDRRTPGDRADPCGGRMTAVSLTTRDNGEWSLVHQCLACGILKVNRIAGDDNALALMRIALRPLASPRLGHRALLAL